In the Blautia coccoides genome, ACCCCTGCTCTCTTTGCCACATCTGTTGATGTCACTTTCTTTCGATTCATAAACTTTCCTCTGTACTCATCAGCTCTGTTTGTATTGTGATCGTTCTGTATCGCTGTTTTTCATTGTGCTTTTTCTGCGTTCTATAATTTCTACATTCTATATTTTCCGCATTCTGTATCTTCTGTATTCTGCATTGTTTCTGCTAACAATTGCAGAAGAACTGCCGGTAAATTTTGCAGCAGTTGTTTCTTTATACTTTGATTTTTATCTTATCACAAAAAAGCATACGTGACCAGAAGCATATGAAAACCGGCTGTTATTTATTCAGAAACAATTACTATTCACAACCCTAAAAAACAGTTCTGCGAATGGTAATATACTTCACAATCACGCATACAGAGCATTCCGCTTTATATTTGATCGGATATACCGTGAGTTACATGCACAAACGCAAAGAAACACCTCGCGGAACTGTAGCTGTAAACTGTAAACAATAAGGATCAGCTATACGCATTATAAAGACCCCATCTCTTTTCATAATCTACCATACAATACATAAAATTCATAAAATACAGATCATCTCATACCCTTGTCCGATCATCTGCTTGATATGAGTATTCTAAAACAATCTAATGCTCCATCCGACCAGAAACCATAGTATCAGCACTGCCTATTTTGACATCTGCCGCGTTGTCGTCAATCAGTGGAGGAACCACTCCGCTTCCCTCCTCCGCCTTGCAGGCTGACAAAATATTCAGCACTGTTACTATGGTTTCTGACTGGATGGAGCACTAGAACCTATCTTTTTCCTGTCTTTATAAATTTTATTAATTCTTCTGCATCATCAAAATCATCATAGTCACCATATATACCTTCGCGATGATAGACAATACCATTTATTTCATTCTGTTCAAGGCAGTCCAGTAAATACTTTTCTCCATATCTTTTCAGAAACAGAGTGAATGCATACGGCTTCGTCTTTGCCAGTAAGCCTTTTCTACATTCCTCGTTGCAGTTAAAGCAGTAACTGATATTTTTATCAATGGAACATTTTCTATTTTCACACCAATCTTTATCTTTACATCCGCTCTCTTCCGAATGACAGCCTGCACAATTTACATTTTCCGAACATAGACAACATGCCAGTCCACATCTTGCAATGCCTAGCGCTCTTTTCATAAGATCATTTCACTCCCCTCTTCCCCAAGTGTATTCTTCGCTATTGTTCGGAGGAATAATACGGAACACAGAGATAAGCTCCTTCGTATATTACGTCGTTATTCAGATGGTTCATCCGCATAACTTCTTCTATGTATTCCTGCTCGGAGGCATACTCCTCTGTCATATAGTCTTCGGCGATTTTCCATAAACTGGCGCCTTTCTCAATCTGAATACTTGTATAATATTTAGTCCTGCTGCTGTCAGAAGTCCCTGCATTGGCTGTGGCTGCTGCCCGTACCGAAAAAATCAATGTTATCACCAAAGCTAAAAAACCAATCCCTAAAAGCTTTACTCTGTTTGCTCTCTGTCTTCTTGCCCTTCTCCTGATTTCCCTCATAGTTTTCTCCTCCGTACATGCAAATATATGTTCGCGAACATGCGTTCTTTTTATATAACTCATCATAATACAAGAACACATGTTTGTCAATAGAAATCGAACAAATATTCCGAATATCTGTTTGCATTTCATGTCAAAATATGTTATTATATTTTTAAATAACTGTGAGAGTAACAAGCAATAACACTCCAAAATGAACCCCACTCAGAACAGAACCGGAGGTATTACTTATGTCATATGGAAAAATCAGCAAAAAACAATCTGAAATTTTAGAATATATGAAAAACGAAATCCTGAATCGCGGCTTTCCGCCATCTGTACGTGAAATCTGTGAGGCAGTCAGCTTGAAATCCACCTCATCTGTCCATTCGCATCTTGAGACACTGGAAAAAAACGGATACATAAGAAGAGACCCAACCAAACCGCGCGCGATCGAAATTGTGGATGACAATTTTAATCTTGTCAGAAGAGAGACTGTAAATGTACCGATTATCGGAAAAGTTGCCGCCGGAGAGCCCCTCCTTGCAGTGCAGAATGTGGAAGGATATTTTCCCATTCCTTCCGAATACATGCCCAACAAGCAGACTTTTATGTTGGTGGTACAGGGCGACAGTATGGTCAATGCCGGTATCTTCAGCGGTGATTATGTAGTGGTTGAAAAGCAGGAGAATGCCGAAAACGGAGACAAAATCGTCGCTCTGGTAGAAGATTCCGCAACGATCAAAACTTTCTACAAAGAAAAAGATCATATCCGCCTGCAGCCGGAGAATGATTATATGGATCCCATTGTGATACATCCGGAACAGCAGTTCCAAGTACTCGGCAAAGTAATTGGAGTTTTCCGCTTTATGAAATAGCAGAACAAATCAATACTATCCGTCTGAATGGGATCAGCCCGGAGTTTGATCAAATATTATTTTCACAAGCTGTTCATCACACCTTGTCGGAAAATTCCTGCATCAGAAAAAAAACGCCGTACAGAAAATATTTTCTGTACGGCAGCTTTGTAAATCGTAACCGCCAAATAATAATGCGGTCAGATATAAAATTACCCCAGCCCTTTGCGAGTTGGAGTAATTCACTATAATTCACATGCGATTTTTGATAGATTGGAGTTTTTCACTCCAGGGTGCAAGCTCTGCGAGCTGAGCATCAGTCATCTCCTTCGTTGGACGATGATCCAGTAGAAATTTCAGATATTCGTAAATGTTCAGGGCGTGTGCCTTTGCCATTTCAACCATTGTATAGACTACAGCACTGGCATTGGCTCCTTCTACAGAATCACTGAACAGCCAGTTTTTACGGCCAACTGCAAACGGACGGATCGCGTTCTCGCTGAGATTGTTTGTGAAACTACAGCGACCATCCTCCAGATAGGTCTCCGCTGTTTCCCGCCGGTTAAGGACATAATTCACCGCTTTATCCATGCGGG is a window encoding:
- a CDS encoding DUF3795 domain-containing protein: MKRALGIARCGLACCLCSENVNCAGCHSEESGCKDKDWCENRKCSIDKNISYCFNCNEECRKGLLAKTKPYAFTLFLKRYGEKYLLDCLEQNEINGIVYHREGIYGDYDDFDDAEELIKFIKTGKR
- a CDS encoding cell division suppressor protein YneA; amino-acid sequence: MREIRRRARRQRANRVKLLGIGFLALVITLIFSVRAAATANAGTSDSSRTKYYTSIQIEKGASLWKIAEDYMTEEYASEQEYIEEVMRMNHLNNDVIYEGAYLCVPYYSSEQ
- the lexA gene encoding transcriptional repressor LexA, which produces MSYGKISKKQSEILEYMKNEILNRGFPPSVREICEAVSLKSTSSVHSHLETLEKNGYIRRDPTKPRAIEIVDDNFNLVRRETVNVPIIGKVAAGEPLLAVQNVEGYFPIPSEYMPNKQTFMLVVQGDSMVNAGIFSGDYVVVEKQENAENGDKIVALVEDSATIKTFYKEKDHIRLQPENDYMDPIVIHPEQQFQVLGKVIGVFRFMK